Part of the Streptomyces sp. NBC_00457 genome, TTGCGCAGGGCGTGATGGGCGTAATTGAGAGTGGCCCCGGTGAACCAGCGGGCGCCCGGCATCCGCTCGTCCGCGAGCACCTCGTCGTACGGAGTGTCCGCGTCGACGTCGAAGTACTCCCACACCGCACCCCAGAAGCCTTCCAGGTCGGTGACCGACCAGCGGTGCAGGGCTGCGTAGTCGGCGGGGTCCACCCCGTTGCGCCGGGCGAAGTCAGCTATCCGGCTGCGCGCCGCGGACTCCGGGTCGGGGGTCCAGAAGGGCGCTGCGTACGGCGAGGTCATCGGGCGGGGCTCCTCAACAGGGGTTCGGGTACGGGCACTTCGGCGAATCGGCGAGTGGTGCACAGCAGGGGCGCCCAGGCGGCGGCGCCCGTGAAGCCGCTGCCTCCGCGTGGCAGGACGTCCATGACGACGCGATCGGGCCGCAGCAGGACCGCATCGGCACGCCCGGCCCGCAACCACTCCACGAGGCCGCCGTCGTCACCGGTCTCCCGCACGTCGACGACCCGGGCACCGAGCGTTTCGGCGAGCGCACGCGGCGTGGGCGGCAGCGGCACCGCGGTCAGCACGGCGAAGGAGTCCCCGAGCAGGTCATCCAGCCGCACCTGCCCGCCCTCGACCGTCATCCGGGGCTGCGGACAGTACGTCCCGCCGAGCCGACCACGCCGTACCAACGGCCCGGCGGACAGCGGCCGGCCGAGATCCCGCCCGGCCATCCCCGTCACCCCGGGCACACGACAGATCGCACCCACGGCCGTACGACGTAGAGCCGCCGCCCGGTCCTGACCGCCGGTCATCGCCCACCCGGTGGCGACGGCGAGACGGATGAGATGACGGGAGTGCGGCTTGCGTTCCCGCTCATAACTGTCCAACAGCCGGTCATCGGCGCCCTGTTGCAGAACCCGGGCAAGCTTCCAGGTCAGGTTGTGGGCGTCCCGCATCCCGGCACACAGACCCTGCCCGACGAACGGCGGCGTGAGATGCGCGGCATCACCGAGCAGAAAGACCCGCCCCCGACGCCAACGGTCGGCGACCCGGGCCCGGAAGGTGTACCGCGCCTGCCGAATGACATGGAAATCCTGGCCGGAGATGTCGACCCAGGGCGCGACCAGCTCACGCAGCAGCCCCTCGTCGAGTTCCTCCCCCTCCCGCAGCCGGAACTCCCAGCGATAGCGATCCTCACCGACCCGCATGAAGGTCGCCGGACGCTCCGGATCACAGACCTGATCGACGCCTTCCCAACACCGGACGGCGGCCTTCGTCGTCACATCGATGACGGTCCAGCTCTCCTCGAACCGCAGATCCTCCCACTGCGCGCCGATGGCGTCGCGGGTGAGGCTGCCCGCGCCGTCGCAGCCGAGGACGGCATCGGCGAGCAGCTGGTGCTCGCCCTCGTCGTCGCGATACGTCACACGGACCGGCCTGTCCGCACGCTGCTCGACCGCCGTCACCTCCACCCCGCCCCGCAGCTCGCATTCCGGCCGACGGGCGAGCGCCTCGCGCAGCAGCCGCTCCAACTC contains:
- the mhpA gene encoding bifunctional 3-(3-hydroxy-phenyl)propionate/3-hydroxycinnamic acid hydroxylase MhpA, producing MTAEQAARQDSAEYVPVVIVGAGPVGVTAALLLARRGVRTVVLERHLDVYPLPRAVATDDEARRILQAAGIADEFAAIARPARGLRLLDAHHRVIAEFRRSPHGHHGFPQTSMFDQPELERLLREALARRPECELRGGVEVTAVEQRADRPVRVTYRDDEGEHQLLADAVLGCDGAGSLTRDAIGAQWEDLRFEESWTVIDVTTKAAVRCWEGVDQVCDPERPATFMRVGEDRYRWEFRLREGEELDEGLLRELVAPWVDISGQDFHVIRQARYTFRARVADRWRRGRVFLLGDAAHLTPPFVGQGLCAGMRDAHNLTWKLARVLQQGADDRLLDSYERERKPHSRHLIRLAVATGWAMTGGQDRAAALRRTAVGAICRVPGVTGMAGRDLGRPLSAGPLVRRGRLGGTYCPQPRMTVEGGQVRLDDLLGDSFAVLTAVPLPPTPRALAETLGARVVDVRETGDDGGLVEWLRAGRADAVLLRPDRVVMDVLPRGGSGFTGAAAWAPLLCTTRRFAEVPVPEPLLRSPAR